From a region of the Sminthopsis crassicaudata isolate SCR6 chromosome 6, ASM4859323v1, whole genome shotgun sequence genome:
- the COMMD9 gene encoding COMM domain-containing protein 9 yields MATEAQVDFVSLQSLLKASSKDVVRQLCQESFSSSALGSKKLLDITCSSLSVTQEEADQLIRALHRLTRLAAYQDLTTGEEILALFPENFHQNLKNLLTKIIMEHVPAWRKEAQANQISLPRLVDLDWRVDVKMASDSITRMAVPTCLLQMKIQEDASLCGDKPAISAVTMELSKETLDTMLDGLGRIRDQLSAVANK; encoded by the exons ATGGCTACGGAGGCGCAGGTGGATTTCGTGTCCCTGCAGAGCTTGCTGAAG GCCTCCTCGAAAGATGTCGTCAGACAGCTGTGTCAGGAGAGCTTTTCCAGCTCAGCTCTTGGCTCCAAGAAACTCTTGGACATCACCTGTTCCAGTTTGTCAGTGACCCAGGAGGAAGCAGATCAG CTGATCCGTGCCCTGCACCGCCTCACCAGACTGGCGGCCTACCAGGACCTGACTACCGGGGAGGAGATTCTTGCTCTCTTCCCCGAAAACTTCCACCAAAACCTCAAAAACCTGTTGACGAAAATCATCATGGAGCACGT GCCTGCGTGGAGGAAGGAGGCCCAAGCCAATCAAA TCTCCTTGCCTCGACTCGTTGACTTGGACTGGAGAGTAGATGTAAAGATGGCGTCTGACAGCATCACCCGAATGGCCGTGCCCACCTGCCTGCTCCAGATGAAG ATCCAGGAGGATGCCAGCCTGTGTGGGGACAAGCCCGCTATCTCAGCCGTCACCATGGAGCTGAGCAAAGAGACGCTGGACACCATGCTGGACGGCTTGGGCCGGATTCGGGACCAGCTCTCGGCTGTGGCCAATAAGTGA